Proteins from a single region of Microbacterium sp. zg-Y818:
- a CDS encoding metal ABC transporter permease, translating to MNWDDIGDAFFGGLADYSEILALVQNSVWAGAVLGLVGGLIGVFVMQRDMAFAVHGISELSFAGAAAALLIGVDVVTGSIVGSLIAAAIIGGLGARARDRNSIIGVLMPFGLGLGILFLSLYDGRSANRFSLLTGQIVSVQSGQLGWLIGIGAFVLLGLLLIWRPLRFDSLDPQSAAARGVPTTAVSLTFMLLLGLIVAVAVHIIGALLVMALLVTPAAAAMRVASGPLSVPLLAALFGVVSAVGGILLAVMGTLPVSPYITTISFVIYLVCRVAGGRRGRVTRLHEAA from the coding sequence ATGAACTGGGACGACATCGGCGACGCGTTCTTCGGCGGACTGGCCGACTACAGCGAGATCCTCGCGCTCGTGCAGAACTCGGTGTGGGCGGGCGCTGTGCTCGGCCTCGTCGGCGGGCTCATCGGCGTCTTCGTGATGCAGCGCGACATGGCGTTCGCGGTGCACGGCATCAGCGAGCTGTCGTTCGCCGGCGCAGCGGCGGCCCTGCTCATCGGCGTCGACGTCGTCACGGGGTCGATCGTCGGCTCGCTCATCGCCGCCGCGATCATCGGCGGGCTCGGTGCCCGGGCACGCGACCGCAACTCGATCATCGGGGTGCTCATGCCGTTCGGCCTGGGCCTCGGCATCCTCTTCCTCTCGCTCTACGACGGTCGCAGCGCCAACCGCTTCAGCCTGCTGACCGGCCAGATCGTGTCGGTGCAGTCCGGGCAGCTCGGCTGGCTGATCGGCATCGGCGCCTTCGTGCTGCTCGGCCTGCTGCTGATCTGGCGCCCGCTGCGCTTCGACTCGCTCGACCCGCAGTCCGCCGCCGCGCGCGGTGTGCCGACGACCGCGGTGTCGCTGACGTTCATGCTGCTGCTGGGTCTCATCGTGGCGGTGGCCGTGCACATCATCGGGGCACTGCTGGTGATGGCGCTGCTGGTGACCCCCGCCGCGGCCGCCATGCGCGTGGCCTCGGGGCCGCTGTCGGTGCCGCTGCTGGCGGCCCTCTTCGGGGTGGTGTCCGCGGTCGGCGGCATTCTCCTCGCCGTCATGGGCACCCTGCCGGTGAGCCCGTACATCACCACCATCTCGTTCGTGATCTACCTCGTCTGCCGTGTGGCGGGAGGCCGCCGCGGGCGCGTGACGCGACTGCACGAGGCGGCATGA
- a CDS encoding metal ABC transporter ATP-binding protein, whose product MSATTSAPGVPLRITGAALRRGDRELWAGLDLEVHPGELLAVLGPSGSGKTTLLRAILGLESLSAGHIEALGRPVRQRGNRDIGYIPQQRPLPPETPLRGRDLVALGINGHRFGFPFPRRGERERVDALVDAVGARAFADRPVGLLSGGEQQRLRVGQALADNPRLLLCDEPLTSLDLANQQAVVGLIDAHRRRSDAAVLLVTHDINPVLGAVDRILYIAGGRFTLGTPDEVLTSRVLSDLYGAPVEVLRAGGRLVVVGAPDAEASSHHHHHEASA is encoded by the coding sequence GTGAGCGCGACCACCTCCGCACCCGGCGTGCCGCTGCGCATCACCGGCGCGGCGCTGCGCCGCGGCGATCGCGAGCTGTGGGCGGGGCTCGACCTCGAGGTGCATCCCGGTGAGCTGCTCGCGGTGCTGGGCCCCAGCGGGTCCGGCAAGACGACGCTTCTGCGGGCGATCCTGGGGCTGGAATCCCTCAGCGCCGGACACATCGAGGCGCTGGGACGACCCGTGCGCCAGCGCGGCAACCGCGACATCGGCTACATCCCGCAGCAGCGGCCGCTTCCCCCTGAGACGCCGCTGCGCGGCCGCGACCTCGTCGCGCTCGGCATCAACGGTCACCGATTCGGCTTTCCCTTCCCGCGCCGCGGCGAGCGTGAGCGCGTGGACGCGCTCGTCGACGCCGTCGGCGCGCGCGCCTTCGCCGATCGTCCGGTGGGGCTGCTCTCGGGCGGCGAGCAGCAGCGCCTGCGCGTCGGCCAGGCCCTCGCCGACAACCCCCGCCTGCTGCTCTGCGACGAACCGCTGACGAGCCTCGACCTCGCCAACCAGCAGGCCGTCGTGGGGCTCATCGACGCACACCGGCGCAGGAGCGATGCCGCCGTGCTGCTCGTGACCCACGACATCAACCCGGTGCTCGGCGCCGTCGACCGCATCCTGTACATCGCGGGCGGGCGGTTCACGCTGGGAACTCCGGACGAGGTGCTCACCTCCCGGGTGCTCAGCGACCTGTATGGCGCCCCCGTCGAGGTGCTGCGCGCGGGAGGGCGGCTCGTCGTCGTCGGCGCCCCCGACGCCGAGGCCTCGTCGCACCACCACCACCACGAGGCATCGGCATGA
- a CDS encoding zinc ABC transporter substrate-binding protein — translation MTTRKTLPAAALGAASVLLLAGCSGTAPDDVATDDGALQVVASTSVYGQIAEEIGGDAVEVTSIVSSASQDPHAYEASARDQLAIQRADLIIENGGGYDPFVDALIEASGVDVPVVTAVQHSAEWPGGDGHDAEATDAQEHGDHDHVEGFNEHVWYDPHTMEHVAEDIAAALTELRPDDAAMFEENLADFSGQIARLQFELSDLAAVHEGEGAFVTEPAPVYLALAAGLVDLTPPAFSEAVEEGQDVPPATLLAALDVIASGDVAVLLTNAQTAGAETAEAIDAAENAGVPVVELTETLPDGETYIGWMENNIAALAAALDA, via the coding sequence ATGACGACCCGCAAGACGCTTCCCGCAGCCGCGCTCGGTGCGGCATCCGTCCTCCTGCTCGCCGGCTGCTCAGGCACCGCCCCGGATGATGTGGCGACGGACGACGGCGCGCTGCAGGTGGTCGCGTCGACGAGCGTGTACGGGCAGATCGCCGAGGAGATCGGCGGGGATGCCGTCGAGGTCACCTCGATCGTCTCGTCGGCGTCGCAGGACCCGCACGCGTACGAGGCGAGCGCCCGGGATCAGCTGGCGATCCAGCGCGCCGACCTCATCATCGAGAACGGCGGCGGATACGACCCCTTCGTCGACGCGCTGATCGAGGCGAGCGGGGTGGACGTCCCCGTCGTGACCGCGGTGCAGCACTCAGCCGAATGGCCGGGCGGCGACGGGCACGACGCCGAGGCCACGGACGCGCAAGAGCACGGCGATCACGACCACGTCGAGGGCTTCAACGAGCACGTCTGGTACGACCCTCACACCATGGAGCACGTCGCCGAGGACATCGCCGCCGCGCTCACCGAGCTGCGTCCGGATGACGCGGCGATGTTCGAAGAGAACCTGGCCGACTTCTCCGGGCAGATCGCCCGGCTCCAGTTCGAGCTCTCCGACCTCGCCGCCGTGCACGAGGGCGAGGGGGCGTTCGTGACAGAACCGGCTCCGGTCTACCTCGCGCTCGCCGCCGGGCTGGTCGACCTCACGCCGCCGGCATTCAGCGAGGCGGTCGAAGAGGGGCAAGACGTGCCGCCCGCCACCCTGCTCGCTGCCCTCGACGTCATCGCCTCGGGCGACGTCGCGGTGCTGCTGACCAACGCGCAGACCGCCGGCGCCGAGACCGCAGAGGCGATCGATGCGGCAGAGAACGCCGGGGTGCCCGTCGTCGAGCTCACCGAGACGCTCCCCGACGGCGAGACGTACATTGGCTGGATGGAGAACAACATCGCAGCCCTCGCCGCGGCGCTGGACGCGTGA
- a CDS encoding dihydrolipoamide acetyltransferase family protein, with protein MSTQTFVLPDVGEGLTEAEVVQWRVAPGDEVAVNDVIVEIETAKSLVELPSPFAGTVGELLVAEGDTVPVGAAIITIESSRTAASDDATPVVVGQSEHGEQAASGDGEGAVLVGYGTGGAVASRRRPTRTPSSQQQVRASVGVIAKPPIRKLARDLGVDLAAVTPTGPGGQVTRDDVVAQASQASVFRNIQTPDLPEVREQTIPVTPAPSDDGREETIPVKGVRKATASAMVRSASSAPHVSVWTDVDASRTMELVKRLKASPDFADVKVSPLLIMARAVVWAVRRTPMVNAAWVDTDGGAEIRVRNYVNLGIAAATPRGLLVPNIKDAQDLSMRELARALQRLTLTAREGKSTPADQQGGTITITNIGVFGMDAGTPTINPGESGIVAMGAIRQKPWVVDGEVRPRWVTTVSGSFDHRVIDGDGMSRFIADVASVLEEPALLLD; from the coding sequence ATGAGCACGCAGACGTTCGTCCTGCCCGATGTCGGTGAGGGACTGACCGAGGCCGAGGTGGTGCAGTGGCGCGTCGCGCCGGGGGACGAGGTCGCCGTCAACGACGTGATCGTCGAGATCGAGACCGCCAAGTCGCTCGTCGAGCTGCCGTCGCCGTTCGCCGGCACAGTCGGCGAGCTGCTGGTGGCCGAGGGTGACACGGTGCCCGTGGGCGCTGCGATCATCACGATCGAGTCGAGCCGGACCGCAGCGTCCGATGACGCCACTCCCGTGGTGGTCGGCCAGTCCGAGCACGGCGAGCAGGCGGCATCCGGCGACGGCGAGGGCGCGGTGCTGGTGGGCTACGGCACGGGCGGCGCGGTGGCGTCGCGACGGCGCCCGACGCGGACGCCGAGCTCGCAGCAGCAGGTGCGAGCGTCGGTCGGGGTCATCGCCAAGCCCCCGATCCGCAAGCTGGCGCGGGACCTCGGTGTGGACCTCGCCGCGGTGACGCCCACCGGCCCGGGCGGACAGGTCACCCGCGACGACGTGGTGGCGCAGGCGTCGCAGGCGAGCGTGTTCCGCAACATCCAGACCCCCGACCTGCCCGAGGTGCGAGAGCAGACGATCCCCGTCACTCCGGCGCCGTCCGACGACGGGCGTGAGGAGACCATTCCGGTCAAGGGCGTGCGCAAGGCGACCGCCTCGGCGATGGTGCGCTCGGCGTCGTCGGCCCCGCACGTGTCGGTGTGGACCGACGTCGACGCGAGCCGCACGATGGAGCTGGTCAAGCGCCTCAAGGCATCCCCCGATTTCGCCGACGTCAAGGTCTCGCCGCTGCTGATCATGGCTCGGGCGGTCGTCTGGGCGGTGCGTCGCACACCCATGGTCAACGCCGCGTGGGTCGACACCGACGGCGGAGCCGAGATCCGCGTGCGCAACTACGTCAACCTCGGCATCGCCGCCGCCACGCCGCGCGGCCTGCTCGTGCCGAACATCAAGGACGCGCAGGACCTCAGCATGCGCGAGCTCGCCCGCGCTCTGCAGCGCCTGACGCTCACCGCGCGCGAGGGCAAGAGCACCCCTGCCGACCAGCAGGGCGGCACGATCACGATCACCAACATCGGCGTCTTCGGCATGGATGCCGGCACCCCGACGATCAACCCCGGCGAGTCGGGCATCGTCGCGATGGGTGCCATCCGCCAGAAGCCGTGGGTCGTCGACGGCGAGGTGCGCCCGCGCTGGGTGACCACGGTCTCGGGGTCCTTCGACCACCGCGTGATCGACGGCGACGGCATGAGCCGGTTCATCGCCGACGTGGCATCCGTGCTCGAGGAGCCCGCACTGCTGCTGGACTGA
- a CDS encoding alpha-ketoacid dehydrogenase subunit beta translates to MTEAATTTRPAEVTGTLTTMPLGRALNAGMRAALAADDHVLLMGEDIGRLGGVFRVTEGLQAEFGEQRVLDTPLAESGIIGTAIGLAMAGFRPVVEIQFDGFVFPGFDQITTQLAKLTNRSEGRLQMPVVIRIPYGGHIGAVEHHQESPEAYFTHTAGLRVVSPSTANDAYWMIQDAIASPDPVVFLEPKAKYWAKGEVDTASRAVPLHASRVVRRGTDVTLVGHGAMVTTLLQAAALAEGEGTSCEVVDLRSLSPIDYGPILDSVRRTGRMVYAQEAPGFTSVGSEVAATVMERAFYALEAPVLRVSGFDVPFPPAKLEGVYLPDADRILEAVDRVLAH, encoded by the coding sequence ATGACCGAGGCTGCAACGACCACCCGTCCGGCAGAGGTCACCGGCACGCTGACGACCATGCCGCTCGGGCGCGCCCTCAACGCGGGCATGCGCGCCGCGCTCGCCGCAGATGACCACGTGCTGCTGATGGGCGAGGACATCGGCCGCCTGGGCGGCGTCTTCCGCGTGACCGAAGGGCTGCAGGCCGAGTTCGGCGAACAGCGCGTGCTCGACACCCCGCTGGCGGAGTCCGGCATCATCGGCACCGCGATCGGCCTGGCGATGGCCGGTTTCCGCCCCGTCGTCGAGATCCAGTTCGACGGCTTCGTCTTTCCCGGCTTCGACCAGATCACCACGCAGCTCGCGAAGCTCACCAACCGCTCCGAGGGCCGGCTGCAGATGCCGGTGGTCATCCGCATCCCCTACGGCGGCCACATCGGCGCGGTCGAGCACCACCAGGAGAGCCCCGAGGCCTACTTCACCCACACCGCGGGACTGCGGGTGGTGTCGCCGTCGACGGCGAACGACGCGTACTGGATGATCCAGGATGCCATCGCCTCACCGGACCCGGTGGTCTTCCTCGAGCCGAAGGCGAAGTACTGGGCCAAGGGCGAGGTCGACACCGCATCCCGCGCCGTGCCGCTGCACGCCTCACGGGTCGTCCGCCGCGGCACCGACGTCACGCTCGTCGGCCACGGCGCGATGGTGACGACTCTGCTGCAGGCCGCGGCGCTCGCCGAGGGCGAAGGCACCTCGTGCGAGGTGGTCGACCTGCGCTCGCTGTCGCCCATCGACTACGGCCCCATCCTCGACTCGGTGCGACGCACCGGACGCATGGTCTACGCCCAGGAGGCGCCCGGCTTCACCTCCGTGGGGTCGGAAGTCGCCGCGACCGTCATGGAGCGCGCCTTCTACGCCCTCGAAGCCCCGGTGCTGCGGGTGTCGGGATTCGATGTGCCGTTCCCGCCCGCGAAGCTCGAGGGCGTGTACCTCCCCGATGCCGACCGCATCCTCGAGGCCGTCGACCGCGTACTCGCCCACTGA
- a CDS encoding thiamine pyrophosphate-dependent enzyme: protein MIPPDDPALVRILAADGSYAPTPAAEPYLEIVDALPDADLEQFYRDMANSRAFDRQATHLQRQGQLALWPPSFGQEAAQVGSARATRTQDHIFPSYREHVVCTIRGVDPVDIIRLMRGLTHSGWDAADPKNGNTRPYTLVLGAHTLHATGYGMGLVFDGRTATGEPERDEAVIVYYGDGASSQGDVHEAMVFAASYRVPQVFFLQNNQWAISVPVATQSRTPLHLRAAGYMPSILVDGNDVLASYAVTKRALDEARAGDGPRAIEAMTYRMGAHTTSDDPTKYRTSDEEQSWTLRDPLVRMRAFLQARGASDAFFADVDAEAQALADDVRTRTNALGTIPAESMFAHVYSDPHPLVAEQRAWLADYEASFEEGAS, encoded by the coding sequence ATGATCCCGCCCGACGATCCCGCTCTCGTGCGCATCCTCGCGGCCGACGGGTCGTACGCGCCGACGCCCGCCGCAGAGCCCTACCTCGAGATCGTCGACGCCCTGCCCGACGCCGATCTCGAGCAGTTCTACCGCGACATGGCCAACAGCCGCGCGTTCGACAGGCAGGCCACGCACCTGCAGCGCCAGGGCCAGCTCGCCCTGTGGCCGCCGTCGTTCGGCCAGGAGGCCGCCCAGGTCGGGTCGGCCCGTGCCACCCGCACGCAGGACCACATCTTCCCCTCGTACCGCGAGCACGTCGTCTGCACGATCCGCGGGGTCGACCCGGTCGACATCATCCGCCTCATGCGGGGGCTCACGCACAGCGGGTGGGACGCGGCCGACCCGAAGAACGGCAACACCCGTCCGTACACGCTCGTGCTCGGTGCGCACACCCTGCACGCGACCGGGTACGGCATGGGTCTGGTGTTCGACGGGCGCACCGCGACCGGTGAGCCCGAGCGCGACGAAGCCGTGATCGTCTACTACGGCGACGGGGCGTCGAGCCAGGGCGACGTGCACGAGGCGATGGTGTTCGCCGCGAGCTACCGCGTTCCGCAGGTCTTCTTCCTGCAGAACAACCAGTGGGCGATCTCGGTCCCGGTGGCGACCCAGTCCCGCACACCGCTGCACCTGCGGGCGGCCGGCTACATGCCGTCGATCCTCGTCGACGGCAACGACGTGCTGGCCAGTTACGCCGTCACCAAGCGGGCGCTGGACGAGGCGCGCGCAGGCGACGGTCCGCGCGCGATCGAGGCGATGACCTACCGGATGGGCGCGCACACGACCAGCGACGACCCGACCAAGTACCGCACCTCCGACGAGGAGCAGTCCTGGACGCTCCGCGACCCGCTGGTGCGCATGCGCGCGTTCCTGCAGGCGCGGGGAGCCAGCGACGCCTTCTTCGCCGACGTCGACGCCGAGGCGCAGGCCCTCGCCGACGACGTGCGAACCCGCACGAACGCCCTGGGTACCATTCCGGCCGAGTCGATGTTCGCGCACGTCTACAGCGACCCCCACCCGCTCGTGGCCGAGCAGCGGGCCTGGCTCGCCGACTACGAGGCATCCTTCGAGGAGGGCGCGTCATGA
- a CDS encoding histidinol-phosphate transaminase produces MTEAPSPAPVRIRPEIAALPPYRQGKQAGADAFKLSSNENPFEPLPSVVEALRSAIAVNRYPDASASRLRARLAARFGVSSDAVHVAAGSVSILQQLALATAGAGDELMYAWRSFEAYPGLAAVAGATAVAVPLAADGTHDLEEMARRVTDRTRMILVCSPNNPTGPIVRQDEFEAFLARVPADVLVVLDEAYAEFVTDPAAVDGARVLATGHQNVVVLRTFSKAYGLAGLRIGYGVGHPRILDAARSTGIPLSVTAQAEEAALASLDAEDELIARVAVITDRRDRLASALRADGWNVPDAQGNFVWLPTGEYTLDVAPRFDDAGLIVRPFAGDGVRISVGEEESMAAIHEAAASALSLLPEGHPARAAHAQGL; encoded by the coding sequence GTGACTGAGGCCCCCTCGCCCGCGCCCGTGCGGATCCGTCCCGAGATCGCCGCCCTCCCGCCCTACCGGCAGGGGAAGCAGGCCGGCGCCGATGCATTCAAGCTCTCCAGCAACGAGAACCCCTTCGAGCCGTTGCCGAGTGTCGTCGAGGCCCTGCGTTCGGCGATCGCCGTCAACCGCTATCCCGACGCGTCGGCGTCGCGGCTGCGCGCCCGGCTGGCGGCGCGGTTCGGAGTCAGCAGCGACGCGGTGCACGTGGCGGCCGGCAGCGTGTCGATCCTGCAGCAGCTGGCCCTCGCGACGGCAGGCGCCGGCGACGAGCTGATGTACGCCTGGCGCTCGTTCGAGGCCTACCCGGGTCTGGCCGCCGTCGCCGGCGCGACCGCGGTGGCGGTGCCGCTGGCCGCAGACGGCACCCATGACCTCGAGGAAATGGCCCGGCGCGTCACAGATCGCACTCGGATGATCCTCGTCTGCAGTCCCAACAACCCCACCGGGCCCATTGTCCGACAGGACGAATTCGAGGCCTTCCTCGCCCGCGTGCCGGCAGACGTGCTCGTGGTGCTCGACGAGGCCTACGCCGAATTCGTCACGGACCCTGCGGCCGTCGATGGTGCGCGCGTGCTGGCGACCGGACACCAGAACGTCGTGGTGCTGCGCACCTTCTCGAAGGCGTACGGTCTCGCGGGCCTGCGCATCGGCTACGGCGTTGGTCACCCCCGCATCCTCGACGCCGCCCGCAGCACCGGCATTCCGCTGTCGGTCACCGCGCAGGCCGAGGAGGCGGCGCTGGCCAGCCTCGACGCCGAAGACGAGCTCATCGCCAGGGTCGCCGTGATCACCGACCGTCGCGATCGCCTCGCGAGCGCGCTGCGGGCGGACGGGTGGAACGTCCCCGACGCGCAGGGGAACTTCGTGTGGCTGCCGACGGGTGAGTACACGCTCGACGTGGCGCCCCGCTTCGACGACGCGGGCCTCATCGTGCGTCCGTTCGCGGGTGACGGCGTGCGCATCTCGGTGGGCGAGGAGGAGTCGATGGCGGCCATTCACGAGGCCGCGGCATCCGCCCTGTCGCTGCTGCCCGAGGGGCACCCCGCGCGCGCGGCGCACGCGCAGGGTCTGTAG
- a CDS encoding phage holin family protein, giving the protein MRFIIRVVVNAFAIWVVTLIPALQVTVIAFPPGETLQLVLTLLAVAAIFALVNTIIGTVIKIVALPLYILTLGLISFIINGFLLWLTAWITGFWHWGLRLDDFWWGVVAAIVISLINWFFGIILRPQRRRRD; this is encoded by the coding sequence ATGCGCTTCATCATCCGCGTCGTCGTCAACGCCTTCGCGATCTGGGTCGTGACCCTCATCCCCGCGCTGCAGGTCACGGTGATCGCCTTCCCACCCGGCGAGACCCTGCAGCTCGTGCTGACCCTGCTCGCAGTCGCCGCGATCTTCGCGCTGGTCAACACGATCATCGGCACGGTCATCAAGATCGTCGCGCTCCCCCTGTACATCCTCACCCTGGGGCTGATCTCGTTCATCATCAACGGGTTCCTGCTGTGGCTCACGGCGTGGATCACGGGGTTCTGGCACTGGGGACTGCGCCTGGACGACTTCTGGTGGGGCGTGGTCGCCGCGATCGTGATCTCGCTCATCAACTGGTTCTTCGGCATCATCCTGCGCCCGCAGCGCCGTCGCCGCGACTGA
- a CDS encoding low molecular weight protein-tyrosine-phosphatase: MSVAVDPFRVVFVCTGNICRSPMADIVFRSLTRRAGLDHRVSSWSAGTGDWHVGERADARTLGALARQGYDGELHRARQFTQEDFDRSDLVVALDRSHERILLEWAPSTADADKVSLLRTFDSSAGDHLDVPDPYYGGPEMFDEVLGMIESACRALFRQLEPAVRQPR, from the coding sequence ATGAGTGTCGCCGTGGACCCATTCCGCGTCGTCTTCGTCTGTACCGGAAACATCTGCCGCTCCCCCATGGCCGACATCGTGTTCCGCTCGTTGACCCGACGGGCAGGACTCGACCACCGCGTCTCGTCGTGGAGCGCAGGCACCGGTGACTGGCACGTGGGCGAGCGCGCCGATGCGCGCACCCTCGGCGCGCTCGCCCGCCAGGGCTATGACGGCGAGCTCCACCGGGCCCGCCAGTTCACCCAGGAGGACTTCGACCGCTCCGACCTCGTCGTGGCGCTGGACCGCAGCCACGAGCGCATCCTGCTGGAGTGGGCCCCGAGCACCGCGGACGCCGACAAGGTGTCGCTGCTGCGAACGTTCGACTCCAGCGCGGGCGACCACCTCGACGTGCCCGACCCCTACTACGGCGGGCCGGAGATGTTCGATGAGGTGCTCGGTATGATCGAGAGCGCGTGCCGGGCCCTCTTCCGGCAACTCGAACCCGCGGTCCGTCAGCCCCGCTGA